The Pseudanabaena sp. BC1403 genome includes a region encoding these proteins:
- a CDS encoding CHAT domain-containing protein, which yields MKFAISTARKFWLIINKKKLTFLLMLAIATYCSIAFIQPAIATKNEVNQPVPSQLSQSPQISLLDQGSRLYAQGNLTEAVATWQKALFTYRLRQNTITEKLRAQLNEALCLNYLSMAYQELGEWEQAQETISQSANLLDRQLLASKEGLAIAARISNTQGSLQLAMGNPQAALDNWKIAAERYTQLDDEIGLLGSQTNQAQALQALGLFRLASEQLEAIELRLQKQPDSLLKSVALHSLGTTLQTLGDLAKSQKILEQSLAISQKLNNPAESSATLISIGNNFRFIKDVDGALQKYEQAAKNSPVSILRLEAQALNLSLLVESDRLQQVQPLWQQIEPDLTKLQPSRRSIYLIVNLSESLMKIKDPNARPITTSKIAELLTVAVRQAQSIQDRRAESFAVGALGGLYEQNQQLTEAYQLSQRALLLAQSISADDLLYRWQWLSGRILNKQGKSDLAIAAYSEAIKNIQNLRRELVATSPEVQFAFRDRIEPIYRELVSLLLKSDKPSQENLIQARLTLESLQVVELENFFRAACLNIQPQQIDAVDSNSAVIYSAILSDRLALILSLPQEPLQYYSSNISQTELEESADQFLQALNPAFSERIRLKVSQKLYDLIIRPSETALTKKQIKNLVFVLDGSLRNLPMAALHDGKQYAIEKYSIALTPGLQILGAKPLDRGQLKVWLGGLSEARQGFTELRGVKFEANQISKQIPTDLELNSDFTKTNLQKGLSEAGTAIVHLATHGQFSSDPESTFILAWDDRVTVPDFYKFLRDRTDNRKQPLELLVLSACKTAEGDVKAILGLAGIAIRSGARSTIGSLWAVNDDSTSKLMSNFYDILIKQPTISKAEALQKSQLSILKDSQYRHPYYWAAFVLVGSWL from the coding sequence ATGAAATTTGCGATCTCTACTGCTCGAAAGTTCTGGCTAATAATTAATAAAAAGAAACTGACATTCCTGTTGATGTTGGCGATCGCTACCTACTGCTCAATCGCATTTATCCAACCTGCGATCGCGACCAAAAACGAAGTTAATCAACCTGTCCCATCACAATTGTCCCAGTCACCTCAAATCTCATTGCTAGATCAAGGAAGCCGCCTCTACGCACAAGGCAACCTTACCGAAGCCGTAGCTACATGGCAAAAAGCTCTATTTACTTATCGTCTTCGCCAAAACACCATAACTGAAAAATTACGCGCCCAATTAAATGAGGCGCTGTGCCTAAATTATCTCTCAATGGCTTATCAAGAACTTGGCGAGTGGGAACAAGCTCAAGAAACGATATCCCAGAGTGCAAATTTACTGGATAGACAACTATTAGCGAGTAAAGAAGGACTAGCGATCGCGGCAAGAATCAGCAATACACAGGGTAGCCTCCAACTTGCTATGGGCAATCCCCAAGCCGCCCTAGACAATTGGAAAATAGCGGCGGAGCGATACACTCAACTCGATGACGAAATTGGGCTATTAGGTAGTCAAACCAATCAAGCACAGGCACTACAAGCTTTAGGGCTATTTCGTCTAGCGAGCGAACAATTAGAAGCGATCGAATTGCGTCTCCAAAAGCAACCAGACTCACTCCTTAAATCTGTAGCGCTACATAGCCTAGGCACGACCCTACAGACTCTTGGTGATCTTGCCAAGTCTCAAAAAATCCTCGAACAAAGCTTAGCGATCTCTCAAAAACTAAACAATCCTGCCGAGAGCAGCGCCACATTAATCAGCATTGGTAATAACTTCAGGTTTATCAAAGATGTAGATGGCGCTTTACAAAAATATGAACAAGCAGCAAAAAATTCTCCTGTAAGCATCCTGCGCTTAGAAGCACAGGCTTTAAATTTAAGTTTGCTCGTCGAAAGCGATCGCCTGCAACAAGTTCAACCACTATGGCAACAGATCGAACCAGATCTGACAAAATTGCAGCCTAGTCGTCGCAGCATTTATCTGATCGTCAATTTAAGCGAAAGCTTAATGAAGATTAAAGATCCAAATGCTCGTCCGATTACCACATCCAAGATTGCTGAGTTATTAACCGTAGCGGTGCGGCAAGCCCAATCCATTCAAGACCGCAGAGCAGAGTCATTTGCAGTTGGTGCTTTAGGTGGACTTTACGAACAAAATCAACAACTCACAGAAGCCTATCAGCTTTCCCAACGGGCGCTCTTGCTTGCTCAATCAATCAGTGCCGATGACTTACTCTATCGTTGGCAATGGCTCTCAGGTCGCATCTTAAACAAACAGGGCAAATCCGACCTCGCGATCGCGGCTTATAGTGAGGCAATCAAGAATATCCAAAATCTGCGTCGAGAGTTAGTCGCGACATCGCCAGAAGTTCAGTTTGCCTTTCGCGATCGCATCGAGCCAATTTACCGTGAACTCGTCTCTCTATTACTAAAAAGCGATAAACCATCTCAAGAAAACCTGATCCAAGCGCGGCTTACCCTTGAGTCACTGCAAGTCGTAGAACTAGAAAATTTCTTTCGAGCAGCTTGTCTCAATATTCAACCACAGCAAATTGATGCTGTTGACTCCAATTCCGCAGTGATCTATTCGGCTATCTTAAGCGATCGCCTAGCATTGATCCTCTCATTACCCCAAGAGCCTCTGCAATATTATTCCTCGAATATATCGCAGACAGAATTAGAAGAAAGTGCAGATCAATTTCTTCAAGCCCTGAACCCAGCATTTTCTGAACGTATTCGCTTAAAAGTCTCTCAAAAACTATACGACTTGATCATCCGTCCTTCAGAAACAGCCCTCACCAAAAAGCAAATCAAAAATTTAGTATTTGTTCTAGATGGCTCATTGCGAAATCTGCCCATGGCAGCCCTACATGATGGCAAGCAATATGCGATCGAAAAATATAGTATTGCATTGACCCCAGGACTACAAATATTAGGCGCAAAGCCTCTAGATCGAGGACAACTAAAAGTTTGGCTAGGAGGACTATCAGAAGCTAGGCAAGGTTTTACTGAGTTAAGAGGGGTAAAGTTTGAAGCTAACCAAATCTCCAAGCAAATTCCCACTGACTTAGAACTAAATAGCGACTTTACTAAAACGAACTTACAGAAAGGGCTATCGGAGGCAGGGACAGCTATAGTCCACCTAGCAACGCATGGACAGTTTAGCTCCGATCCAGAGTCAACATTTATTCTGGCTTGGGATGATCGAGTCACTGTTCCAGATTTCTATAAGTTTTTGCGCGATCGCACCGACAATCGAAAACAACCTTTAGAGTTACTTGTTCTCAGTGCTTGTAAAACTGCCGAAGGTGATGTGAAAGCCATCTTGGGACTTGCAGGTATCGCAATACGCTCAGGAGCTCGGAGCACGATTGGCAGTCTATGGGCTGTGAATGACGACTCAACCAGTAAGCTGATGTCAAACTTTTATGACATTCTCATCAAGCAACCAACTATTTCTAAAGCGGAAGCATTGCAGAAATCTCAACTTTCAATACTTAAAGATTCACAATACCGACACCCATACTACTGGGCAGCTTTTGTACTAGTAGGTAGCTGGCTTTAA
- a CDS encoding DUF928 domain-containing protein: protein MAQTINFKPPSGGAPKTTTGAATRDQSCLIDASEPNKKPLQTLPILPQSNYGLTVSSRPEFLIFKTKSTAKQMFLSLESEDGEQVYQTFLPLPSEVGFVTIAFPSQAPEMIVNKKYKWTMTFICGKALRPDSPAITGWIHRIPQSQMLTAKLQTASPVDRVVIYGENGIWYDMINEINKLQKQTPNNQVLSRAWDKLLKDHVVQPSESITLAK, encoded by the coding sequence ATGGCGCAAACAATTAATTTTAAGCCACCTAGTGGTGGAGCACCTAAGACTACAACTGGAGCGGCAACTCGCGACCAAAGCTGCTTAATTGATGCTTCCGAGCCCAATAAGAAACCACTACAAACATTACCAATTCTGCCTCAATCAAACTATGGTTTAACAGTCTCTAGCCGACCTGAATTTCTGATATTTAAGACTAAAAGTACAGCTAAACAGATGTTTTTGAGCCTTGAAAGTGAAGATGGAGAACAGGTTTATCAAACTTTCTTGCCTCTACCATCAGAGGTTGGTTTTGTCACCATTGCTTTCCCCAGTCAAGCTCCAGAAATGATTGTGAATAAAAAATATAAATGGACAATGACCTTTATCTGTGGGAAAGCTCTCAGACCAGACAGCCCTGCTATTACAGGTTGGATTCACCGCATCCCTCAATCACAAATGCTCACTGCTAAGTTGCAAACAGCATCACCAGTTGATCGAGTTGTCATATATGGAGAAAATGGCATTTGGTATGACATGATCAATGAAATAAATAAATTGCAGAAGCAAACCCCTAACAATCAAGTACTTTCTAGAGCTTGGGACAAGTTGCTAAAAGATCATGTCGTTCAACCATCTGAATCCATTACGCTTGCTAAATAA